In Streptomyces nodosus, one DNA window encodes the following:
- a CDS encoding amino acid synthesis family protein, translating into MTVVEEIRTEGGREVNRSARVAVVAAVIENPWAGQGFVEDLSPGIDAHASDLGALLAPAVLDALDAPAEAYGKAAIVGLDGEIEHGSALIHTLRFGDHFRKAANATTLLPAVEKRGPAGVAFDIPLKHITDATIRSHHQTVEVRISDAPHPNEIVIALAAAAQGRPQQRLAPLSTEQ; encoded by the coding sequence GTGACCGTCGTCGAAGAGATCCGCACCGAGGGCGGCCGGGAGGTCAACCGCTCTGCCCGCGTTGCCGTCGTCGCAGCGGTGATTGAGAATCCCTGGGCCGGTCAGGGCTTCGTCGAGGACCTCAGCCCGGGCATCGACGCGCACGCCTCCGACCTCGGCGCGCTGCTGGCTCCGGCGGTCCTCGATGCCCTCGATGCCCCCGCCGAGGCATACGGCAAGGCCGCCATCGTCGGCCTGGACGGCGAGATCGAGCATGGCTCGGCGCTGATCCACACCCTCAGGTTCGGCGACCACTTCCGCAAGGCAGCCAATGCCACCACCTTGCTGCCGGCGGTCGAGAAGCGTGGGCCCGCGGGCGTGGCCTTCGACATCCCGTTGAAGCACATCACCGACGCCACCATCCGTTCGCACCACCAGACCGTCGAGGTCCGGATCAGCGACGCTCCGCACCCGAACGAGATCGTCATCGCGCTTGCCGCCGCCGCTCAGGGACGCCCCCAGCAGCGTCTGGCGCCGCTCTCGACCGAACAGTAG
- a CDS encoding alpha/beta fold hydrolase — MSKPTVVLLHGVGLDHSMWEPTAALLAGRFTVITPDLPGHGIRPPVSAEVTLADLADGVVGEIPADSHLVGFSLGALVAQHVALHRPELVATLTSVSSVCERTAEERALVLDRLRTAEADFMTSTAASLQRWYAGTDVDPVWVTRTKATLLANDLGSFLNCYRVFATADAELGPDLGAIAVRALAVTGESDPGSTPEMTHRLAAALPNCRAVVVPRARHMLPVERPQALVDSLTTFLGECSHV; from the coding sequence ATGAGCAAGCCGACCGTGGTCCTGCTGCACGGCGTCGGCCTCGACCACTCCATGTGGGAGCCCACCGCCGCGCTCCTCGCCGGCCGCTTCACCGTGATCACCCCCGACCTGCCCGGCCACGGCATTCGCCCACCGGTGAGCGCCGAGGTGACACTCGCAGACCTCGCCGACGGGGTGGTCGGTGAGATCCCGGCCGACTCACACCTGGTCGGGTTCTCACTGGGTGCGCTGGTCGCCCAGCACGTGGCGCTGCACCGCCCCGAGTTGGTGGCCACGTTGACCTCGGTCAGCTCGGTGTGCGAGCGCACGGCCGAGGAACGGGCCCTGGTCCTCGACCGGCTGCGCACCGCGGAGGCCGACTTCATGACAAGCACGGCCGCATCCCTTCAGCGGTGGTACGCCGGCACGGACGTCGATCCGGTCTGGGTAACCCGCACCAAGGCCACCCTGCTGGCCAATGACCTCGGCTCGTTCCTCAACTGTTATCGCGTGTTCGCCACGGCGGATGCCGAACTCGGGCCGGACCTTGGCGCCATCGCCGTACGAGCACTGGCGGTGACGGGAGAGAGCGATCCTGGCTCCACCCCCGAGATGACCCATCGGCTCGCCGCGGCACTTCCAAACTGCCGTGCAGTGGTCGTCCCCCGGGCGCGTCACATGCTGCCCGTGGAGCGTCCCCAGGCGCTCGTCGACTCCCTCACCACCTTCCTTGGAGAGTGCTCCCATGTCTGA
- a CDS encoding LLM class flavin-dependent oxidoreductase, with amino-acid sequence MRFSLFVHMERWDEEVSHRQLFENLTELALMAEAGGFGTVWIGEHHAMEYTISPSPMPLLAHLAAKTSTVRLGAGTIIAPFWNPIRAAGECALLDVISNGRMEVGLARGAYQFEFDRLAGGLSARDGGKHLRELVPAVRALWQGDYAHDGEIWQFPTSTSVPKPVQQPTPPMWIAARDPDSHDFAVAQGCNVMVTPLMKGDEEVVDLKRKFDTAVANHPEVPRPELMVLRHTHVHSPDEPDGWRPAAEAIGRFYRTFDAWFGNKTTPQNGFLAPSPESKFEDRPEFQPESLHKTAMIGTPVEIIERLRTYEELGVDEYSFWIDTSLPHAEKRQSLELFIKEVVPAFR; translated from the coding sequence ATGAGGTTTTCGTTGTTCGTGCACATGGAGCGCTGGGACGAGGAGGTCAGCCACCGCCAGCTCTTCGAGAATCTCACCGAGCTGGCCCTGATGGCCGAAGCCGGCGGGTTCGGCACCGTGTGGATCGGCGAGCACCACGCGATGGAGTACACCATCTCTCCCAGCCCGATGCCGCTGCTCGCCCACCTGGCCGCGAAGACCTCGACCGTCCGCCTCGGCGCCGGGACCATCATCGCGCCCTTCTGGAACCCGATCCGAGCCGCCGGTGAATGCGCGCTGCTCGACGTCATCAGTAACGGCCGGATGGAGGTGGGGCTCGCCAGGGGCGCCTACCAGTTCGAGTTCGACCGGCTGGCGGGCGGGCTGTCGGCTCGCGACGGCGGGAAGCACCTGCGTGAGCTTGTGCCCGCCGTCCGGGCGCTCTGGCAGGGGGACTACGCCCACGACGGCGAGATCTGGCAGTTCCCGACGTCGACCAGCGTGCCCAAGCCGGTACAGCAGCCCACCCCACCCATGTGGATCGCCGCCCGCGACCCCGATTCCCACGACTTCGCCGTCGCTCAGGGCTGTAACGTCATGGTCACCCCGCTGATGAAGGGAGACGAGGAAGTCGTCGATCTCAAGCGGAAGTTCGACACCGCGGTGGCCAACCACCCCGAGGTGCCGCGTCCCGAGCTGATGGTGCTGCGGCACACCCACGTCCACTCCCCCGACGAGCCCGACGGGTGGAGGCCGGCCGCGGAGGCAATCGGCCGGTTCTACCGGACCTTCGACGCCTGGTTCGGCAACAAGACCACCCCGCAGAACGGGTTCCTCGCCCCCAGCCCGGAGTCGAAGTTCGAAGACCGCCCCGAGTTCCAACCGGAGTCGTTGCACAAGACAGCGATGATCGGCACCCCTGTCGAAATCATCGAACGGCTGCGCACCTACGAGGAACTCGGCGTCGACGAGTACAGCTTCTGGATCGACACCAGCCTGCCGCACGCGGAGAAGCGCCAGTCGTTGGAGCTGTTCATCAAGGAAGTCGTCCCGGCGTTCCGGTAA
- a CDS encoding purine-cytosine permease family protein — protein sequence MTHDASAPVYGSAIAKVEPFGVDHIPDSERHGKPSSQFFVWFAAGLNFPIIMLGFSAAWFGLSFPAAVTAIVIGAALGSLLMAVMSRMGVRLGVPQQIQARGPLGFFGNFLPVAYINVFAGIGWASVTVILGGKAFAGLTHLPFWLCAGVLTLVEMVVAVFGYNMINFLQKALTYVLTPLFALITVVAAVRGGSVFHANPHAQGYIGSTGGLVTFGAWFLSFLVAWAPFASDYSRYLPDTPEVVTRTAWYTGLGNFVTICWLGILGVVVGGSATSSDSITALHQLAGPFALPALLAVGLSALAQNFLNVYGGAISIQTLKVPVTRAQAVIGICVLAYALSLWGESGTEAKFKVFLNLTAYFIAPFVAVLLLDYYLGGRSDPSRIPELYDRSRVLDWGFVAWAGGVAASVPFWQSDFYTGPFSVAHPGAGDLSMFVATGAGAVLYLLTYRLKPLWMRDAGETRHSSGEPDRSRAVASHHR from the coding sequence ATGACCCACGACGCCTCGGCGCCGGTGTACGGCAGCGCGATAGCAAAAGTCGAACCCTTCGGGGTCGACCACATCCCCGACAGCGAGCGGCATGGCAAGCCCAGTTCGCAGTTCTTCGTCTGGTTCGCCGCCGGCTTGAACTTTCCCATCATCATGCTCGGTTTCAGTGCGGCCTGGTTCGGACTGAGCTTCCCGGCCGCTGTCACCGCCATCGTCATCGGAGCGGCCCTGGGCTCCCTGCTCATGGCCGTGATGTCCCGGATGGGCGTACGGCTCGGTGTGCCGCAGCAGATCCAGGCCCGCGGACCGCTCGGCTTCTTCGGCAACTTCCTGCCTGTCGCCTACATCAACGTCTTCGCCGGCATCGGCTGGGCGTCCGTGACCGTCATCCTCGGCGGCAAGGCGTTCGCGGGACTGACCCACCTGCCGTTCTGGCTGTGCGCAGGGGTGCTGACACTGGTCGAGATGGTCGTCGCGGTCTTCGGCTACAACATGATCAACTTCCTGCAGAAGGCGCTGACGTACGTCCTGACGCCCCTGTTCGCGCTGATCACCGTGGTAGCCGCCGTGCGCGGCGGAAGCGTCTTCCACGCCAACCCCCATGCACAGGGGTACATCGGCTCCACCGGCGGCCTGGTCACCTTCGGCGCCTGGTTCCTGTCCTTCCTGGTGGCCTGGGCGCCCTTCGCCTCGGACTACTCCCGCTACCTGCCGGACACCCCCGAAGTCGTCACGCGCACCGCCTGGTACACCGGCCTCGGCAATTTCGTCACCATCTGCTGGCTCGGCATCCTGGGCGTGGTCGTCGGCGGCAGCGCGACCAGTTCCGACTCGATCACCGCCCTGCACCAGCTCGCCGGCCCCTTCGCTCTTCCCGCCCTGCTCGCGGTCGGCCTCTCGGCACTGGCACAGAACTTCCTCAACGTCTACGGCGGCGCCATCTCCATCCAGACCCTGAAGGTGCCCGTCACCCGCGCCCAGGCCGTCATCGGCATCTGCGTCCTGGCATACGCCCTCAGCCTGTGGGGCGAGTCCGGCACCGAGGCCAAGTTCAAGGTCTTCCTCAACCTCACCGCGTACTTCATCGCCCCGTTCGTCGCCGTGCTGCTGCTCGACTACTACCTGGGCGGCCGCTCCGACCCGAGCCGCATCCCCGAACTCTACGATCGCTCACGCGTACTGGACTGGGGCTTCGTCGCGTGGGCGGGCGGGGTCGCGGCCTCCGTGCCGTTCTGGCAGTCCGACTTCTACACCGGACCGTTCTCGGTGGCCCATCCGGGCGCCGGCGACCTCAGCATGTTCGTCGCAACCGGAGCAGGCGCGGTCCTGTACTTGCTGACCTACCGGCTCAAACCGCTCTGGATGAGGGACGCGGGCGAAACACGCCACTCTTCAGGCGAACCCGATCGCTCCAGGGCGGTGGCTTCGCACCATCGGTGA
- a CDS encoding flavin reductase family protein, translating into MAALASTPDIDVMKRVNRQFVTGVTVVTAMDEETPKGLAVNAFSSISLDPPTVMVCVQRTSHTHDCLYRADHLAINILSTDQLDVVGTFASKAADKFKELDWESGPFGSPLIARSSVQMEVQIRERLQASTHTIFICRVVHAAVAERHPMVYSAGKFFDGGALTSLG; encoded by the coding sequence ATGGCCGCGCTCGCCTCGACTCCCGACATCGACGTGATGAAGCGGGTCAACCGGCAGTTCGTCACCGGTGTCACGGTTGTGACCGCGATGGATGAAGAGACCCCCAAAGGGCTGGCCGTCAACGCGTTCTCGAGCATCTCGCTCGACCCGCCCACCGTCATGGTGTGCGTCCAGCGCACCTCGCACACCCATGACTGTCTGTACCGGGCGGACCACCTTGCGATCAACATCCTGTCCACCGACCAACTCGACGTCGTCGGCACGTTCGCAAGCAAAGCCGCTGACAAGTTCAAGGAACTCGACTGGGAGAGCGGACCGTTCGGCAGCCCGCTGATCGCTCGGAGCAGCGTGCAGATGGAGGTGCAGATCCGTGAGCGGCTCCAGGCCAGCACCCACACCATTTTCATCTGCCGAGTAGTCCACGCTGCGGTCGCCGAACGGCATCCTATGGTCTACAGCGCGGGCAAGTTCTTCGACGGCGGCGCCCTCACGTCTCTGGGATGA
- a CDS encoding cysteine hydrolase family protein → MAMATDAGHEHILRDSAPESGGREAGAPWLVVIDMQVAFADPGSAWAVPRYSEIEPVVKRLCDGFEGRVVVTRFVPDPAEPGQWARYYARWPTMRAPADDPLWDVTFPVPDSTPVVSLPTFGKWGGELDRITDGAPLVMCGVATDCCVLATVLAAADAGREVTVVADACAGVGDDYHEETLHVLGLLSPMVEVRMAGELG, encoded by the coding sequence ATGGCCATGGCCACCGATGCCGGACACGAGCACATACTGCGTGATAGCGCGCCTGAGTCAGGAGGCCGCGAGGCCGGCGCGCCCTGGCTGGTCGTCATCGACATGCAGGTGGCCTTCGCCGACCCAGGCAGTGCCTGGGCGGTGCCGCGCTACTCGGAGATCGAGCCCGTCGTCAAGCGGCTGTGCGACGGCTTCGAGGGGCGGGTCGTCGTCACCCGCTTCGTGCCCGACCCAGCCGAACCTGGCCAGTGGGCCCGCTACTACGCTCGGTGGCCCACCATGCGAGCTCCCGCCGACGATCCACTGTGGGACGTGACGTTCCCCGTCCCCGACAGCACCCCCGTGGTTTCGCTCCCCACCTTCGGTAAGTGGGGAGGCGAGCTGGACCGTATCACCGACGGTGCCCCGCTGGTGATGTGTGGAGTTGCCACGGATTGCTGCGTCCTGGCCACCGTGCTGGCCGCAGCGGACGCCGGTCGGGAAGTCACCGTTGTCGCCGACGCCTGTGCGGGCGTCGGCGACGACTACCACGAGGAAACCCTGCATGTACTCGGGCTCCTCTCCCCCATGGTCGAGGTCCGCATGGCCGGGGAACTCGGGTGA
- a CDS encoding aldehyde dehydrogenase: MSDLPTLQHFIGGARMEPASGEYFQSTNPATREVLYRAARGGAADIERAVVSAKKTFEDPRWRDLSQTRRGHLLRRLGDLIAENAEDLARMETQDNGKLLREMRGQLATLPEYYHYYAGLADKIHGDVIPTSDRQVLNYTAREPLGVVGAITPWNSPLTLTSSKLAPALCAGNTVVIKPSEHTSASVLKLAELALEAGFPPGAVNVVTGFGAEAGQALVDHHDLAKISFTGSTRTGARIAVATASRFIGSTLELGGKSPNIVFEDANIPNAAMGVVAGIFAAAGQTCIAGSRVFAHRSVYDELLERVAERAKTIRIGDPLDEQTELGPLAFADQRDKVAGYVDLGRSEGARVLTGGHSTDGGLGGYFYEPTILVDVDNSMRVVREEIFGPVLAVMPFDTEDEVVRLANDTDYGLAAGVWTTNLARAHRMAARLDAGTVWVNTYRAMSPMSPRQGFKTSGVGVEHGTESIKEYTRLKSVWINTSEEPVTDPFIMRS; encoded by the coding sequence ATGTCTGACCTCCCCACACTGCAGCACTTCATCGGGGGCGCGCGGATGGAGCCCGCGTCGGGCGAGTACTTCCAGAGCACCAACCCTGCCACGCGCGAGGTCCTCTATCGGGCAGCGCGTGGAGGCGCCGCCGACATCGAGCGAGCGGTCGTCTCTGCGAAGAAGACCTTTGAGGACCCGCGCTGGCGCGACCTCAGCCAGACGCGGCGGGGCCACCTGCTGCGCCGCCTCGGTGACCTGATCGCCGAGAACGCCGAAGACCTCGCCCGCATGGAGACGCAGGACAACGGCAAGCTGCTGCGTGAGATGCGGGGGCAGCTGGCCACCTTGCCGGAGTACTACCACTACTACGCAGGACTCGCCGACAAGATCCACGGCGACGTCATCCCCACCTCCGACCGCCAGGTGCTGAACTACACGGCCCGGGAACCGCTGGGAGTCGTCGGAGCCATCACGCCCTGGAACTCCCCGCTGACGCTGACCAGCAGCAAGCTGGCCCCTGCGCTCTGCGCCGGCAACACCGTCGTGATCAAGCCCTCCGAACACACCTCGGCCAGCGTCCTCAAGCTCGCCGAGCTGGCGCTGGAGGCAGGGTTCCCGCCAGGGGCGGTGAACGTCGTCACCGGATTCGGGGCCGAAGCCGGACAGGCCCTGGTCGACCACCACGACCTGGCGAAGATCTCCTTCACCGGCAGCACCCGCACCGGCGCCCGCATCGCCGTGGCGACCGCGAGCCGGTTCATCGGCTCCACACTCGAACTCGGTGGTAAATCCCCCAACATCGTGTTCGAGGATGCGAACATCCCGAACGCAGCGATGGGAGTCGTCGCCGGCATCTTCGCCGCCGCCGGACAGACCTGTATCGCAGGCAGCCGCGTCTTCGCCCACCGGTCGGTCTACGACGAGCTGCTCGAGCGCGTCGCCGAACGCGCCAAGACCATCCGTATCGGCGACCCCCTGGACGAGCAGACCGAACTCGGCCCGCTGGCCTTCGCCGACCAGCGCGACAAGGTGGCCGGATATGTCGATCTCGGACGCAGCGAAGGCGCCCGGGTGCTGACCGGTGGACACTCCACCGACGGCGGACTCGGCGGCTACTTCTACGAGCCCACCATCCTCGTGGACGTCGACAACAGCATGCGCGTCGTACGTGAGGAAATCTTCGGCCCCGTCCTGGCCGTCATGCCGTTCGACACCGAGGACGAGGTCGTACGCCTGGCCAACGACACCGACTACGGACTCGCAGCCGGCGTCTGGACGACGAACCTCGCCCGGGCGCACCGCATGGCGGCACGCCTCGACGCCGGGACCGTCTGGGTCAACACCTACCGGGCCATGTCCCCCATGTCCCCCCGGCAGGGCTTCAAGACCAGCGGCGTCGGCGTCGAGCACGGCACCGAATCCATCAAGGAGTACACCCGGCTCAAGAGCGTGTGGATCAACACGAGCGAGGAGCCCGTGACCGACCCGTTCATCATGCGGAGCTGA
- a CDS encoding ester cyclase, which yields MTHGDARRDLIEKVWAEAWGQGDVDALDALLSRAYLRHGTDPHPQNLDAFKAAILSTRAAFPDLTTTIDDIVVEGDRAAVRWHSSGTHVNSFLGVPPTKRRVEVSGATFARFESDRVVEEHVTWDPRSLLSALGIISVGQD from the coding sequence ATGACGCACGGTGACGCCCGGCGAGATCTCATCGAGAAGGTATGGGCCGAGGCCTGGGGGCAGGGCGACGTCGATGCCCTCGACGCGTTGCTGAGCCGGGCTTACCTGCGCCACGGGACGGACCCGCACCCGCAGAACCTGGACGCCTTCAAGGCGGCCATCCTCTCCACCCGAGCGGCTTTCCCGGACCTGACCACCACCATCGACGACATCGTGGTCGAAGGCGACAGGGCCGCGGTCCGCTGGCACAGCAGCGGAACCCACGTGAACTCGTTCCTCGGTGTACCGCCCACCAAGCGGCGCGTCGAAGTCAGCGGTGCCACGTTCGCCCGCTTCGAGTCGGACCGGGTCGTCGAGGAGCACGTGACGTGGGACCCCCGGTCGCTGCTCTCGGCGCTAGGCATCATCAGCGTGGGACAGGACTGA
- a CDS encoding PP2C family protein-serine/threonine phosphatase — MLLVAIVIAVLTPPSFSVFPLLAAVPVLAAPVYSLSGTIAAGVVTEAVGMALAYTEENVTATEHLVRSSSVVVLTVLAAILNRVMAKDRKQLKDAREVAEAVQRAVLPAPPARVGPLAVASRYRAAAEEAAIGGDLYAVHATPGSVRMMIADVRGKGLGAVRTVNRLLGAFYEAAAHIPDLTGVVDRLEELMQWAGAEEEYGPESFATAVLIDVPDDGSAIYVINLGHPAPLLVHRGRASPLEPSAPSLPLGLGDLGRTRVPVDRYTLPHDATLVLFTDGLVEARDRHGAFYDPVPVLSRPLSTDPGAILDALLADLTRHTEGRLDDDAALMAVTRLPDASGGTGTSTSAP; from the coding sequence GTGCTCCTCGTCGCCATCGTCATCGCCGTACTCACCCCGCCGAGCTTCAGTGTGTTTCCGCTGCTGGCGGCCGTTCCCGTGCTGGCAGCCCCCGTGTACTCACTGTCGGGCACGATCGCCGCCGGCGTGGTGACCGAAGCGGTCGGGATGGCCCTGGCGTACACGGAGGAGAACGTCACCGCCACCGAACACCTCGTCCGGTCCTCGAGCGTCGTGGTCCTGACCGTGCTGGCCGCGATCCTCAACCGGGTGATGGCCAAAGACCGGAAGCAGTTGAAGGACGCCCGCGAGGTGGCTGAGGCCGTCCAGCGGGCGGTGCTCCCCGCCCCGCCCGCCCGGGTCGGTCCGCTGGCCGTGGCCTCCCGGTACCGGGCCGCCGCCGAGGAGGCGGCCATCGGTGGTGACCTCTACGCCGTCCATGCCACACCCGGCAGTGTGCGGATGATGATCGCCGATGTGCGAGGGAAGGGACTGGGCGCGGTCCGAACCGTCAACAGGCTGCTCGGCGCCTTCTACGAGGCCGCGGCTCACATCCCCGATCTGACGGGCGTGGTCGACCGTCTGGAGGAGCTCATGCAGTGGGCGGGTGCCGAGGAGGAGTACGGCCCTGAGTCCTTCGCCACCGCCGTCCTCATCGACGTCCCCGACGACGGCTCCGCCATATACGTGATCAATCTGGGACATCCGGCGCCGCTCCTGGTTCACCGGGGCCGCGCGAGCCCGCTGGAGCCGTCCGCCCCGTCGCTGCCCCTGGGTCTGGGCGACCTGGGCCGCACCCGGGTACCGGTCGATCGGTACACCCTGCCGCACGACGCGACCCTGGTGCTGTTCACCGACGGCCTGGTGGAGGCACGCGACCGCCACGGCGCCTTCTACGATCCCGTGCCGGTCCTGTCCCGTCCCCTCTCGACGGACCCCGGTGCGATCCTGGACGCTCTCCTCGCCGATCTGACCCGGCACACCGAAGGACGCCTGGACGACGATGCCGCCCTGATGGCCGTCACCCGCCTGCCGGACGCGTCCGGCGGCACGGGTACGAGCACAAGCGCTCCTTGA
- a CDS encoding GntR family transcriptional regulator, protein MIQRAAREMEEYSVNRAKSEPKNGSMQATVIAEMRRRIIKGDIEPGAPLSELALADEFGVSRTPVREALKQLQTEGLVEIRPRVGTFVTIPSRREITELFEMKELLEGAAARLLAQRGRVPEIDSLERNLREADEAVERDDRERYAELVHEFHDLLVAGADNTKLQAHYRMLMNQLAYSRLVNTSLSQPGRATQSDREHHVVLELILAKDGDSAEHVMREHVRASRRALLAGLPIGDRHERFGATNS, encoded by the coding sequence ATGATCCAGCGGGCGGCACGGGAGATGGAGGAGTACTCGGTGAATCGCGCGAAGAGCGAACCGAAGAACGGATCGATGCAGGCCACGGTGATCGCCGAAATGCGCAGGCGTATCATCAAGGGCGACATCGAACCCGGAGCTCCGCTCTCGGAGCTCGCCCTCGCGGACGAGTTCGGCGTGAGTCGTACGCCTGTGCGCGAAGCCCTCAAACAGTTGCAGACCGAAGGGCTGGTCGAGATCCGGCCCCGCGTCGGGACGTTCGTCACCATCCCCTCCCGCCGTGAGATCACGGAACTCTTCGAGATGAAGGAACTCCTCGAGGGCGCGGCCGCCCGCCTCCTCGCCCAGCGCGGCCGTGTCCCGGAGATCGACTCGCTCGAACGGAACCTGCGCGAGGCCGATGAAGCGGTGGAGCGGGACGACCGAGAGCGGTACGCAGAGTTGGTCCATGAGTTCCACGACCTGCTCGTAGCCGGCGCCGACAACACCAAGTTGCAGGCCCACTACCGGATGTTGATGAATCAGTTGGCGTACTCCCGGCTGGTGAACACCTCGCTGAGCCAGCCGGGCCGCGCCACCCAGTCCGACCGCGAGCACCACGTCGTCCTGGAGCTGATCCTGGCGAAGGACGGCGACAGCGCCGAGCATGTGATGCGTGAGCATGTCAGGGCCAGTCGGCGCGCTCTGCTGGCGGGCCTGCCCATCGGTGACCGGCACGAGAGATTCGGCGCGACGAACTCCTGA
- a CDS encoding tautomerase family protein: MPQVAITLAEGRTPAQIRDLLHEVHAAVLRTTNTRPEYIRVVVSEVPRSHWATGDVTLTEMDAAGTGQSGATTDERSDQDNTRHLVTRADEEQS, from the coding sequence ATGCCACAGGTTGCCATCACCCTCGCCGAAGGCCGCACCCCGGCCCAGATCCGGGACTTGCTGCACGAAGTGCACGCCGCGGTCCTCCGCACCACGAACACCCGGCCCGAATACATCCGTGTCGTCGTCTCCGAGGTTCCCCGCTCGCACTGGGCCACCGGCGACGTCACCCTCACCGAGATGGACGCCGCCGGCACGGGACAGTCCGGCGCGACCACCGATGAGCGCAGCGACCAGGACAACACCCGACACCTGGTCACCCGAGCAGACGAGGAGCAGTCATGA
- a CDS encoding amino acid synthesis family protein → MFQMERQEAGGIGSPRNPTSRQNRQFRCGLMTAGVRIWKAREDRLTETLDRPESGCLWSCAMQESLEQSDESIGLRKLVLYREVVFTEAGEAVVRPVQRASVAAVIRNPWVGSGPSADLSMEQARIAPVLAQLLTDRLITSVGGADEIEAFGKAAIVGTAGEIEHAGALIHTPYFGNLVREFLQGESIICFADTRAEAGETLIVPLWHKTHAATRSHYQTISARVPDAPRADEIVVIAAASTGPRPHPRIGDRMTDPVVTTETLEVVPS, encoded by the coding sequence ATGTTCCAGATGGAGCGTCAAGAGGCCGGAGGCATCGGATCGCCGCGCAACCCCACCAGTCGCCAAAACAGGCAGTTCAGATGCGGTCTCATGACTGCCGGCGTAAGGATCTGGAAGGCACGCGAAGACCGTTTGACCGAGACCCTTGACCGGCCTGAGAGTGGGTGCTTATGGTCCTGTGCCATGCAAGAGAGCTTGGAACAATCTGACGAGAGCATCGGTCTCCGCAAGCTCGTGCTCTACCGTGAGGTCGTCTTCACCGAGGCGGGCGAGGCAGTCGTGCGGCCCGTGCAGCGAGCCAGCGTCGCTGCGGTCATACGGAATCCATGGGTGGGCTCCGGCCCTTCGGCTGATCTGTCGATGGAGCAGGCTCGCATCGCTCCGGTACTCGCGCAGCTGCTGACCGACCGGCTCATCACTTCCGTGGGCGGTGCGGACGAGATCGAAGCGTTCGGCAAGGCTGCCATCGTCGGTACGGCGGGCGAGATCGAGCACGCCGGGGCACTCATCCACACCCCGTACTTCGGGAACCTGGTGCGAGAGTTCCTCCAGGGCGAGTCCATCATCTGTTTCGCCGACACGCGTGCCGAGGCCGGAGAGACGCTGATCGTCCCCCTCTGGCACAAGACACATGCCGCAACGCGCAGTCACTACCAGACCATCAGCGCCCGCGTACCCGACGCGCCGCGTGCGGACGAGATCGTCGTCATCGCAGCCGCGTCGACGGGGCCACGACCGCACCCCCGTATCGGGGACCGCATGACCGACCCCGTTGTCACCACCGAAACTCTGGAGGTTGTTCCCTCATGA
- a CDS encoding glucose 1-dehydrogenase, whose product MVDSLLAGKSALITGAAQGIGAAIAQLFAAQGAKVVVADINEDGGKETAATITKGGGKAQFVRADVTSAADLEAAVRATVAAYGRLDVAINNAGIEEQGGAPLHELTEETWDRLVSVNLKGVWLSMKAEITQMLAQGGGTIVNMASIAGMVGLPLGIADYSAAKGGVVALTRTAAIEYVKQSIRINAVCPGVVRTALLDQAIKAGMFTEAEAATLHPTGVLINPEDIAHTFLYLASDVSKHVTGHALPVDAGMAAG is encoded by the coding sequence ATGGTGGATTCATTACTGGCGGGCAAGAGCGCGCTCATCACCGGCGCGGCGCAGGGCATCGGCGCCGCGATCGCGCAGTTGTTCGCCGCGCAGGGGGCGAAGGTCGTCGTCGCCGACATCAACGAGGACGGCGGGAAGGAGACGGCCGCCACCATCACCAAGGGCGGCGGGAAGGCACAGTTCGTTCGGGCCGATGTCACCTCGGCGGCCGACCTTGAGGCGGCGGTCCGGGCGACCGTTGCCGCGTACGGCAGGCTGGACGTCGCGATCAACAATGCGGGCATCGAGGAACAGGGCGGCGCGCCGCTGCACGAGCTCACCGAAGAGACCTGGGACAGGCTGGTTTCGGTGAACCTCAAGGGCGTCTGGCTGTCCATGAAGGCCGAGATCACCCAGATGCTGGCCCAGGGCGGGGGCACGATCGTGAACATGGCCTCCATCGCCGGGATGGTCGGCCTGCCGCTGGGCATCGCCGACTACTCGGCGGCGAAGGGGGGCGTGGTCGCGCTGACGCGCACGGCGGCCATCGAGTACGTCAAGCAGAGCATCCGCATCAACGCCGTGTGCCCGGGTGTCGTCCGCACCGCCCTGCTCGACCAGGCGATCAAGGCCGGCATGTTCACCGAAGCGGAGGCGGCCACGCTGCACCCGACCGGTGTGCTGATCAACCCCGAGGACATCGCCCACACGTTCCTCTACCTGGCCTCCGACGTGTCGAAGCACGTCACCGGGCACGCCCTGCCGGTCGACGCGGGCATGGCGGCTGGCTGA